In Ostrea edulis chromosome 6, xbOstEdul1.1, whole genome shotgun sequence, a single window of DNA contains:
- the LOC125683723 gene encoding phospholipid phosphatase 2-like, producing MLPGVDSRDIGSCSKRKIIFTLIDICIVGLAALPLLIFKVSVTPYTRGFYCDDDSIRYPFKSSTVTSAALYSIGFVVNIILILLFEFIHYYFGSILGSTNGSPSETTSYTDSSLQSPGSTRRKIYQYFYHVYRVFLPFVFGAVIQHLTTNIGKYSIGRLRPHFLSVCQPDPLKFRCDTGYITVDVCTGDQSLIREARLSFPSGHASFSTYSMIFAMLYVQARLRWRSVLLLRPLLQLILFYLAYYTCLSRVSDYKHHWSDVLAGAIIGTVTALLVVFKVSDLFEAGTKNIKAGSPVIQNMVVQTPEHRAMDIQHYTEITKPTRQQQYIPKHINTMSYSPQISQEEYDDRYYISGARQRNGVSQGYPRNDSRMGAEGESATQVYYINAPGNRHSDRESNNTLSKMTTQL from the exons ATGTTGCCTGGAGTCGACTCAAGGGACATTGGATCATGTTCtaaaaggaaaattattttcacattgaTAGACATTTGCATCGTTGGATTGG CTGCACTTCCTTTGTTGATATTCAAAGTATCTGTGACCCCGTATACCAGGGGTTTTTACTGTGATGATGACAGCATCAGGTATCCATTCAAGTCGTCCACAGTGACTTCAGCAGCCCTCTACAGCATTGGCTTTGTGGTCAACATCATACTG ATTCTCCTCTTTGAATTCATCCATTATTACTTCGGCAGCATCTTAGGATCCACTAATGGCAGCCCATCCGAGACTACAAGCTACACAGACAGCTCCTTACAGAGTCCTGGCTCAACAAGACGTAAAATCTACCAATATTTCTACCATGTGTACCGAGTGTTCCTTCCATTTGTGTTTGGTGCAGTCATACAACACCTGACAACAAACATTGGGAAATACAGCATCGGCCGACTGCGTCCTCACTTTCTGTCTGTGTGTCAACCAGACCCATTGAAGTTCAGATGTGACACAGGGTATATCACTGTTGATGTCTGTACAGGAGATCAGTCACTGATCCGAGAGGCAAG ACTTTCTTTCCCATCAGGACATGCTTCATTCTCTACCTATTCAATGATTTTTGCCATG CTGTATGTCCAGGCGCGTTTGAGATGGAGAAGTGTCCTTCTGTTGCGCCCACTGCTTCAGCTGATTCTGTTCTACCTTGCGTATTACACCTGTCTGTCCCGGGTGTCTGACTACAAGCATCACTGGAGTGACGTGCTGGCAGGAGCCATTATAGGGACTGTGACAGCACTGCTAGTG GTATTTAAAGTATCTGACCTATTTGAGGCTGGAACCAAGAATATCAAAGCAGGCTCACCTGTTATTCAAAACATGGTGGTCCAAACTCCCGAGCACCGAGCCATGGACATTCAGCATTATACGGAAATCACCAAACCAACAAGGCAGCAGCAGTACATTCCAAAACACATAAATACCATGTCATACAGCCCTCAGATTTCCCAGGAAGAATACGATGACAGATACTACATATCGGGGGCCAGGCAGAGAAATGGGGTCTCACAAGGTTACCCTAGAAATGACTCCAGAATGGGAGCCGAGGGCGAAAGTGCTACTCAGGTTTATTACATCAACGCCCCAGGCAATAGGCATTCTGATCGGGAGAGTAACAACACATTATCAAAAATGACCACACAGTTGTGA